A single region of the Xenopus laevis strain J_2021 chromosome 4L, Xenopus_laevis_v10.1, whole genome shotgun sequence genome encodes:
- the znf319.L gene encoding zinc finger protein 319, producing MSEGWPQAQVAPPNLQPSQQQPSQHPGAEHPIPTPGSAESSLGCAVYGILLQPDLGIHHHPLPPSEPLQKCGLCGHDLSHLQNPQEHQCMASASHDRSFQCTQCLKIFHQATELLEHQCSQVEQKPFVCGVCKMGFSLLTSLAQHHSVHNGGSLKCSICEKTYKATEAERVCIPTVPPPPAPPAQLAQESHDKPFCCTLCQKPFKHLSELSRHERVHTGEKPYKCTLCDKSFSQSSHLVHHKRTHSSERPYKCTVCDKSFKHRSHLLRHMYAHAGEQLFQCQTCQLRFKESSQLLQHPCTPAGERPFRCSVCQKTFRRPSDLRQHERTHSEERPFHCDLCQMSFKQQYALMRHRRTHKVEDPSKCTLCEKGMVQPSQLLFHQHGAESIFKCNACQRGFSQSQELLRHKCGQNTANRPFQCSVCHKAYKRSSALQKHQTTHCAEKPLRCTGCERRFFSSSEFVQHRCDPAREKPLKCSDCEKRFKYASDLQRHTRVHTGEKPYKCLSCDKSFKQREHLNKHQSVHNREQQYKCLWCGERFHELGQLQEHSAQHTADSTYQVAACLP from the coding sequence ATGTCAGAGGGCTGGCCTCAAGCACAGGTTGCCCCTCCCAATTTGCAGCCCTCACAGCAACAACCTTCACAACATCCTGGAGCAGAACACCCTATTCCCACTCCAGGCTCTGCAGAGAGTTCTCTGGGCTGTGCTGTTTATGGGATTCTACTACAACCAGATTTGGGCATTCATCACCACCCCTTGCCACCCAGTGAACCCCTACAGAAATGTGGTCTGTGTGGACATGACCTGTCACACTTGCAAAATCCACAAGAGCATCAGTGTATGGCCTCAGCAAGCCATGACCGTTCTTTCCAGTGTACACAATGTTTGAAGATCTTTCACCAGGCCACAGAACTCTTGGAGCACCAGTGTTCACAGGTGGAACAGAAACCTTTTGTATGTGGTGTATGCAAGATGGGTTTCTCGCTCCTCACTTCACTAGCTCAGCATCACAGCGTGCATAATGGTGGCTCTCTAAAGTGTTCTATCTGTGAAAAAACGTACAAAGCCACTGAAGCAGAGCGGGTCTGCATACCCACTGTCCCTCCTCCACCAGCTCCTCCTGCCCAGTTAGCACAGGAATCCCATGATAAACCCTTTTGTTGCACTTTGTGCCAAAAACCTTTTAAGCATCTGTCAGAGTTGTCTCGGCATGAGAGGGtgcacacaggagagaaaccatacaAGTGCACATTGTGTGACAAAAGTTTTAGCCAATCCTCACATCTTGTACACCACAAGAGAACACACAGCTCAGAGAGACCATACAAGTGCACAGTTTGTGATAAAAGCTTCAAACACAGATCACATCTGTTGCGCCACATGTATGCTCATGCTGGTGAGCAGCTGTTTCAGTGCCAGACTTGCCAGTTACGTTTCAAAGAATCGTCACAGCTACTTCAGCACCCGTGCACACCAGCAGGAGAGAGACCTTTTCGCTGCAGTGTTTGCCAGAAAACCTTCCGCCGGCCATCTGACCTAAGACAACATGAGCGTACACATAGTGAAGAAAGGCCCTTCCACTGCGACCTTTGTCAAATGAGTTTCAAGCAGCAGTATGCATTGATGAGGCATAGAAGGACACACAAAGTAGAGGACCCTTCCAAATGCACCTTATGTGAAAAGGGTATGGTACAGCCATCACAACTTTTGTTTCACCAGCACGGGGCTGAGAGCATTTTCAAGTGCAATGCTTGCCAGCGTGGTTTTAGTCAGTCCCAGGAATTACTGCGGCACAAATGCGGGCAAAACACTGCTAACCGACCTTTCCAGTGCAGTGTATGCCACAAAGCATACAAGCGTTCTTCTGCCTTACAAAAACATCAGACTACACACTGTGCAGAAAAGCCTTTACGATGCACTGGCTGTGAGCGCAGGTTCTTTTCCTCCTCTGAGTTTGTACAGCATCGCTGTGACCCAGCACGAGAGAAACCATTAAAGTGTTCAGATTGTGAAAAACGTTTCAAATATGCATCAGACCTTCAGAGGCATACGCGAGTACATACTGGCGAAAAACCATACAAATGCTTATCTTGTGACAAGAGTTTCAAGCAACGGGAACATCTCAATAAGCATCAAAGTGTGCACAACAGAGAGCAACAGTACAAATGCTTATGGTGTGGAGAGCGATTTCATGAACTGGGACAGTTACAGGAGCATAGTGCTCAACACACTGCAGATAGCACGTATCAGGTGGCAGCATGTCTGCCTTGA